The region CCGCGTGCACGACATGGGCGGACCCATGTCGAGCCTTTGCGTGATCAGTACTCGCGGTTCGTCCTCTCCGTCAGATGGAAACTCGGTTTGTGCGATGGTCCTGATCGACGGGCTCGAGCAGCCCGGCGAGGTGGCCGCATCTCTTGGCCCCGAAGAGATCGCTTCGATCCGTTTCCTGTCGCGGCTTGAAGCGCGACTCATATACGGCGAACTCGGGAAGTACGGCATTCTGCTCGTTGAAACGGTCGCGGGCGAACGTAAAAGGAACCGCTAAGCTGAACCCCTCAGAGACGTTTAGCGAACGTCCGATGCCAATGAGCGTATCGCGTCGCCAGCTTGGCGTGCGTCCTCTTGGCCACAGGCCACCACACCGAGCCCACTTCGTCGTGGAGCTCTCTCCAATGGTCCCGCTCCTCACGTAGATGCTCGTGCCGGAGGTGGTCGAGCCGCTCAGCCAGAGCGGCGAGCCTCACTTCATTCGATGCAGTGACGAGGCGCTCCGTCAACGAGTCGCCCCCTGGGCGCGGCACAGCGGCCACGAGCTCTGACAATTCCGGACCAAGACGATCTACGAGGTCCGTCGACATCCTCAGAGCATCGTCCCGCGTCTCGAGAACTACCGCGCCGGCGAGCGTGAGTGCATCCGACACCTCAGCGTCTCGGATCAGGACAAGAGCAGACCGGCCGGGGTGCAGGTACGCAGGATGGTGATCATCCCCCAACTGCTCCAGACGAGGAGCCATTGCGAGGGCGTGTGCCCGGGACAGCCAGTCGATCCCTTCAGGTGGGGTACCCACACGATGAGCAGCCTTCGTTAGAGAGGCCGCCATAGCTGTAGCGCGGTCGACGTCTATTTGCGCCACTCTATGTCGTCCACACCTGCCCGATGATTTTCGAGCCGCGCGAAGGTGAAAAGCGTGTCGGAGAGTCGGTTCAGGTATGCCAGCACCGGGGCACTCACTTCTTCTTGTGAAGCAAGCCCGACCACGGCTCGCTCGGCCCGCCGACACACCGTCCGGCACAGATGAAGTGCGGCAGCTCCCGTCGTCCCGCCCGGAAGCACAAAGACACGAAGCTCAGGGAGTTCTGCGTCAGCTTCGTCCATCCAAGTCTCCATTTGTCCGAGTCTTTCGTCGGGCACACCTGGCGTGTCTGGACGGCGACGGCCTTCAGCGGCAGGCGGCGTGGCCAATTCTGAGCCGAGGGCAAACAGGTCGTGCTGGAGGGTCTCGAGCCTCTGTTTGATTTGGCCGTCCGATACCTGAGTTATCGCCCAGCCCACCGTGGCGTTGAGCTCATCAACCTCACCGTACGAGGCCACCCTCACGGACGCCTTGGACACACGTCCAGCGCCGAACAACGCCGTGTCGCCGCCATCTCCAGTCTTTGTGTAGATCTTCATGTCGCTACCGGAGCCTGGTGAGTTTTCGAATCTTCTGAGCCTTCTCGAGCAACGAAGTGGTCTTGTCGACACGATCCGGCTCGGCAGGCGTCAGCATCTCGCGGATATCGAGTAGCACCTCGAGCTGCAGTTGGTCTCGCTGATATTCGAGGTCCAGCCGGGCCATCGCAGGTGTGTCGGTCGCTTCGTCGGCTGCTGTGAAAGCCGAGCGATACACGTTCTCCAAGCTCTGGAGGACTCGATCGCGACTTCGCATGGCGCTCTCCTAGGTCAGACTGCGGCCAGGTACCGAGATCCCGGACCTGACTCGTAATAGCCTCGGACGATGTCTCTCAACTCGTCCAGTCGATCGGTGAAGTAATGGTCCGAACCCGGAATGCGCACCAGCGTGATGTGCGTGCCCAGCTCGGCGACCAGCGCCGACACTCTCTCCCCAGACCCGAACTCGTCCTCTTCACCCTGCACTACCAAAATCGGTTTGTCGATTTCGGAGAGGAATGAGTAGTCGTAGCGATCCATGTCTACCGGGAGCCCCAGGCCTAGCAGAGCCACTACACGGGGATCCTCCGCTCCCACACTCAGTCCGACCATCGAACCAAAGGAAAACCCACCTACAAGAAGCGGGAGCGACGGGTAGCGAGCCTCGATCCAGTCCAGAGCGTCACGCAGATCATCCATCTCGCCGATTCCATCGTCGTGGCTGCCCGTACTCACGCCCACACCGCGGAAGTTGAACCGGAGGGTCACCAAGCCCGCGTCGTTGTATGCCTGGGCTGCGCGGTACACGGCCTTGGTGTGCATCGTGCCCCCGTGAACCGGATGGGGGTGACACACAACGGCAACGCCGCGCGGAGCGTCCTTCGGTTCTTTCACGATGGCCTCAAGATGGCCGTGTTCGACGGGAATGCACACCACAGGAAACCCTCTCTACACCAAAGAAAAAGGCCCGCCAGCCAGTCGACTTCGCTGTGCAGGACGGACGGGGCGTAGCTATGTTCATGAGACTACCCGAAACGGTCAAGGCAACGCCTGGAAACCACAATGGAAACCTCCAAAAAGACGCTCGAAGCAGCCAATGAGCTGTATTGGGACTCTGAGAAAAGCGTCAATCAGATCGCTGACGAGCTCGACCTGTCCAAGGGCGCTCTCTATGGGCTGATCCGCCCACTTCCAGCGGGTGTTGGATGTCCCCTGTGTGGCGACGAGGTCGTTTCCCCGAATCGCACCGCTCACGACAAGGGTGTCCTGAGTTGTCCCTCATGTTCTTGGGACGGCGGAGAGGACGAAACGATGGCCTACGGCGGCGAAGGGTCCGTCACCCTTCCGGACTTCGATGAGCCTGAGTCGGTGCCCCCAGTGCCGCCCGTCGTGAAATCCGTCCGCTCGCGTACCCTCGCAGGAGGAGCCTTTCTCGGCGCCGCGGCCGGTCTCGCTTTGGTGATCTGGGCGAGGCGGCGGTAGCCGCACCCTCTATGAGTCCCGTCACGCATCACGACCCCCGGAGTATCATCACGCCGGACGCCTTCGACGTCTCCGCAGAGTTACTGGGGATGCCCCTGGCCAAGCCCGGACGACGATTCTGGGCGCTCATCATCGACCTCGCGA is a window of Longimicrobiales bacterium DNA encoding:
- a CDS encoding alpha/beta fold hydrolase — translated: MKEPKDAPRGVAVVCHPHPVHGGTMHTKAVYRAAQAYNDAGLVTLRFNFRGVGVSTGSHDDGIGEMDDLRDALDWIEARYPSLPLLVGGFSFGSMVGLSVGAEDPRVVALLGLGLPVDMDRYDYSFLSEIDKPILVVQGEEDEFGSGERVSALVAELGTHITLVRIPGSDHYFTDRLDELRDIVRGYYESGPGSRYLAAV
- a CDS encoding cob(I)yrinic acid a,c-diamide adenosyltransferase; translation: MKIYTKTGDGGDTALFGAGRVSKASVRVASYGEVDELNATVGWAITQVSDGQIKQRLETLQHDLFALGSELATPPAAEGRRRPDTPGVPDERLGQMETWMDEADAELPELRVFVLPGGTTGAAALHLCRTVCRRAERAVVGLASQEEVSAPVLAYLNRLSDTLFTFARLENHRAGVDDIEWRK